One Aegilops tauschii subsp. strangulata cultivar AL8/78 chromosome 7, Aet v6.0, whole genome shotgun sequence genomic window carries:
- the LOC109736517 gene encoding senescence-specific cysteine protease SAG39 has product MAFMRSSSSSMALALLPLLVAAAFFIPSMASSASGTLDHGLDGEALLMLGRFHGWMAAHGRSYATVEEKLRRFEVYQSNMEFIEAANRDSRMTYSLGETPFTDLTHDEFMAMFSSNESSWESEETTVITTRAGPVYEGTGAVQEPPRRTNLNLTAVVPPSVDWREKGVVTAAKYQGDSCSSCWAFTSVATMESAQAISTGRSPPVLSEQQLVDCRINGCGNSWMDKAFEWVIQNGGITTEAAYPYTGKVGTCQRAKPVAVRIRGYKKVTPSGNEAALMEAVAQQPVAASFDYSDPCFQHYIRGVYNAGCSRSGVYTKGACGTTQNHALALVGYGTKPDGTKYWIGKNSWTDQWGDKGFVYFLRDSPPLGLCGIAKYPLYPII; this is encoded by the exons ATGGCTTTCATGCGCTCGTCGTCCTCATCCATGGCTCTCGCTCTGCTGCCGCTGCTGGTGGCAGCCGCATTCTTCATCCCCTCCATGGCTTCATCAGCTTCAGGTACCCTCGACCATGGCTTGGATGGTGAGGCACTGCTGATGCTGGGGAGGTTCCATGGGTGGATGGCGGCGCACGGCCGGTCGTACGCCACCGTGGAGGAGAAGCTGCGCCGGTTCGAGGTGTACCAGAGCAACATGGAGTTCATCGAGGCGGCAAACCGGGACAGCCGGATGACCTACAGCCTCGGCGAGACCCCATTCACCGACCTCACCCACGACGAGTTCATGGCCATGTTCAGCAGCAACGAGTCGTCATGGGAGTCGGAGGAGACGACGGTGATCACAACTCGCGCTGGCCCCGTCTACGAGGGCACCGGCGCCGTGCAAGAGCCACCTCGTCGTACCAACCTCAACCTGACGGCGGTGGTGCCTCCGAGCGTGGATTGGAGGGAGAAAGGCGTCGTCACAGCAGCCAAGTATCAAGGGGATTCCTGTT CGTCTTGCTGGGCGTTCACGTCGGTGGCGACGATGGAGAGCGCGCAGGCGATCAGCACCGGCAGATCGCCGCCGGTGCTGTCGGAGCAGCAGCTGGTGGACTGTCGGATTAACGGGTGCGGCAACAGTTGGATGGACAAGGCCTTCGAGTGGGTGATCCAGAACGGTGGCATCACCACGGAGGCGGCCTACCCCTACACCGGCAAGGTGGGCACGTGCCAAAGGGCCAAGCCGGTCGCGGTGAGGATCAGAGGCTACAAGAAGGTTACACCATCTGGCAACGAGGCGGCGCTCATGGAGGCCGTGGCGCAGCAGCCCGTCGCCGCATCCTTCGACTACAGTGACCCCTGCTTCCAGCACTACATCCGCGGCGTGTACAACGCCGGTTGCTCCAGGTCCGGCGTCTACACCAAAGGGGCGTGCGGGACAACGCAGAACCACGCACTGGCCCTCGTCGGGTACGGGACCAAGCCTGACGGGACCAAGTACTGGATCGGTAAGAACTCGTGGACTGACCAGTGGGGTGACAAAGGCTTCGTCTATTTCCTTAGGGACTCGCCACCCTTGGGCTTGTGCGGCATTGCCAAGTACCCGCTTTACCCTATCATCTGA